The Bradyrhizobium sp. WBAH42 genome includes a window with the following:
- a CDS encoding TIGR00645 family protein, with amino-acid sequence MSVEPETTTGPRPPSPQLGLLPMIIFGSRWLQLPLYLGLIVAQCVYIALFVKELWHLSWHALDLTEQQIMMSVLALIDVVMISNLLVMVIVGGYETFVSRLDLQGHPDEPEWLGHVNASVLKIKLAMAIIGISSIALLRTFIEAGNLGSNRAGFTETGVMWQVLIHITFIVSALGIAYVDKLSESGMRKRAE; translated from the coding sequence ATGTCGGTTGAGCCTGAGACAACAACTGGTCCCCGCCCGCCCTCGCCGCAGCTCGGCCTGTTGCCGATGATCATCTTCGGCTCGCGCTGGCTGCAGCTGCCGCTCTATCTCGGACTGATCGTGGCGCAGTGCGTCTACATCGCGCTGTTCGTCAAGGAGCTCTGGCACCTCTCCTGGCACGCCCTCGACCTCACCGAGCAGCAGATCATGATGAGCGTACTGGCGCTGATCGACGTCGTGATGATCTCCAATCTGCTCGTGATGGTGATCGTCGGCGGTTACGAGACGTTCGTCTCGCGGCTCGACCTCCAGGGCCATCCCGACGAGCCGGAATGGCTCGGCCACGTCAATGCGAGCGTCCTGAAGATCAAGCTCGCCATGGCCATCATCGGCATCTCCTCCATCGCGCTGCTGCGCACCTTCATCGAGGCCGGCAATCTCGGCTCCAACCGCGCCGGCTTCACCGAGACCGGCGTGATGTGGCAGGTGCTGATCCACATCACGTTCATCGTCTCGGCGCTCGGCATCGCCTATGTTGACAAGCTCAGCGAGTCCGGAATGCGCAAGCGCGCCGAATGA
- a CDS encoding DUF1476 domain-containing protein → MTTFDKREQGFEAKFAHDEEFMFKATARSNKLLGLWAAGQLGLSGDAAASYAAALVTDHLESRTMDDVVSKVSGDLAGKGIAREQVAARLQECLHQALAQLEADRP, encoded by the coding sequence ATGACCACGTTCGACAAGCGCGAGCAGGGCTTTGAAGCCAAATTCGCCCACGACGAGGAATTCATGTTCAAGGCCACGGCGCGGTCCAACAAGCTGCTCGGGCTGTGGGCCGCAGGCCAGCTCGGGCTCAGTGGCGATGCCGCGGCAAGCTACGCAGCGGCGCTGGTGACGGACCATCTGGAGAGCCGGACGATGGACGATGTGGTCAGCAAGGTGTCGGGCGATCTCGCCGGCAAGGGGATCGCGCGCGAGCAGGTCGCCGCGAGGCTTCAGGAATGTCTGCATCAGGCATTGGCGCAGCTGGAAGCGGACCGGCCCTGA
- a CDS encoding VTT domain-containing protein — protein MEPLEPPARLDANANCEVHLLQSASTLTPGDTVWRRCRARRVAVLNDAAAYFAALREALLEAQDLVYIIGWDIHSRTRLVGAAGRADDGLPEELGPFLRALVQRRPALRINILVWDFVSFYASEREWNSAAKFIADTDGRVRFHLDATLPFGSAQHQKIVCVDGSLAFVGGLDLTIRRWDTSDHRADNAMRCDPQRKPYPPFHDVQCLVDGEAAEQLFALAEQRWRAAGQQVDERRALRNGRWPASVPVEAEHLPVGIARTEVVCPAGSTIREVERSFIAAIRSATSFVYIENQFTSATRMASELAEQMRRVPSLRVLVVAPKLHSSWLESQAMQNGRGAFIDCFSAAGIADRIRFVYPVSRSGNKEAAVMVHSKLMVVDDRILRIGSANLNNRSMGADSECDLIFEAESEEHRDFIASVRRRLIAHFCGLDEQAVTQNEHRLFAVLDQVSKTGGAKTLRKVESSVLTSTLATLVQPVADPELPLHLERAASRMWSTKTIIGIASIALALLGLALAWSYTSLSDYADAGHLSSFLSAYAQSGWGPPFAIAAFVLGGLVIFPVLVLIAATAAALGPWLGFVTAMAGVLLSALMLFAIGRFLGRERLQRLLGRRAARIQERVVGKGILAVVVIRMIPIAPFSLVNVAAGASTLPLRDFMVGTLLGMMPGILAMAVLGAQIADLARNASLSNIALLALAFLGWLGICAGAQFVATWLAGRR, from the coding sequence GTGGAACCCCTTGAGCCTCCAGCGCGTTTAGACGCAAACGCGAATTGCGAGGTCCACCTGCTTCAGAGCGCATCGACACTGACTCCCGGCGACACCGTCTGGCGACGGTGCAGGGCGCGGCGCGTGGCGGTTCTGAACGATGCCGCCGCCTATTTCGCAGCCCTGCGGGAGGCCCTGCTGGAGGCGCAGGATCTCGTCTACATCATCGGATGGGATATCCATAGCAGGACGCGCCTGGTCGGAGCCGCGGGACGTGCGGATGATGGCCTGCCTGAGGAGCTTGGTCCCTTCCTGCGCGCCCTGGTGCAGCGCCGGCCCGCCTTGCGCATCAATATTCTCGTCTGGGACTTCGTCTCGTTTTACGCCTCCGAGAGGGAGTGGAATTCCGCGGCGAAATTCATCGCCGACACCGACGGCCGAGTCCGGTTTCATCTGGACGCCACGCTTCCGTTCGGTTCGGCGCAACACCAGAAGATCGTCTGTGTCGACGGATCACTGGCGTTCGTCGGCGGGCTCGATCTGACGATCAGGCGCTGGGACACGAGTGACCACCGCGCCGACAACGCCATGCGCTGCGACCCTCAGCGCAAGCCGTATCCGCCGTTTCACGATGTTCAGTGCCTCGTCGACGGCGAGGCCGCTGAGCAGCTGTTCGCGCTCGCGGAGCAACGCTGGCGTGCGGCAGGCCAACAGGTCGATGAACGGCGCGCGCTGAGGAATGGTCGCTGGCCGGCGAGCGTGCCTGTCGAGGCCGAGCATTTGCCGGTCGGGATCGCCAGGACCGAGGTGGTCTGTCCGGCAGGCTCGACCATCAGGGAGGTCGAACGCTCCTTCATTGCGGCGATCCGGTCGGCAACGAGCTTCGTGTACATCGAAAATCAGTTCACCAGCGCGACCAGGATGGCGAGCGAGTTGGCGGAGCAGATGCGTCGCGTGCCGTCGCTTCGGGTTCTGGTCGTCGCCCCGAAACTGCATTCCTCGTGGCTGGAATCCCAGGCCATGCAGAACGGCCGTGGCGCCTTCATCGACTGCTTCAGCGCGGCTGGCATCGCCGATCGCATCCGCTTCGTCTATCCGGTTTCCCGCAGCGGGAACAAGGAAGCCGCCGTGATGGTGCACAGCAAGCTCATGGTCGTCGATGATAGGATCCTGCGGATCGGCTCGGCCAATTTGAACAATCGTTCCATGGGCGCCGACAGCGAATGCGACCTGATTTTTGAAGCTGAATCCGAGGAGCATCGGGATTTCATCGCCTCCGTCCGCCGTCGTCTCATCGCTCATTTCTGCGGTCTCGACGAACAGGCCGTCACGCAAAACGAGCATCGGCTGTTCGCTGTGCTGGACCAGGTGTCGAAAACGGGTGGGGCGAAGACGCTGCGAAAAGTGGAGTCCTCGGTCCTGACCAGCACGCTGGCCACCTTGGTTCAGCCGGTGGCGGACCCTGAGCTGCCGCTTCATCTGGAACGCGCGGCATCTCGCATGTGGAGCACGAAGACGATCATCGGGATCGCCTCGATCGCGCTGGCGCTTCTTGGACTGGCGCTGGCCTGGTCGTACACGTCCTTGAGCGATTACGCCGATGCGGGCCATCTCTCGTCGTTCCTGTCTGCCTATGCGCAGTCCGGCTGGGGACCGCCATTCGCGATCGCGGCCTTCGTCCTTGGCGGGCTGGTGATCTTTCCGGTTCTCGTGCTCATCGCTGCGACTGCTGCCGCACTTGGGCCATGGCTGGGTTTCGTCACCGCCATGGCGGGCGTCTTGCTCAGCGCGCTTATGCTTTTTGCGATCGGACGGTTCCTGGGCCGAGAACGTCTTCAGCGCTTGCTGGGACGCCGTGCCGCGCGCATCCAGGAACGGGTTGTCGGCAAGGGAATTTTGGCCGTCGTGGTCATCCGGATGATTCCGATCGCACCATTCTCGCTGGTGAACGTCGCGGCTGGCGCGAGCACGCTGCCGCTTCGTGATTTCATGGTTGGAACGCTGCTGGGCATGATGCCCGGTATTCTCGCCATGGCCGTTCTGGGAGCGCAGATCGCAGATCTGGCCAGGAATGCGTCCTTGAGCAACATCGCGCTGCTGGCACTGGCGTTCCTGGGATGGCTCGGGATCTGCGCGGGCGCACAGTTCGTCGCGACCTGGCTTGCCGGGAGACGTTGA
- a CDS encoding septal ring lytic transglycosylase RlpA family protein: MGIRRSDSVLRAARGVAAVATCLALANCASSNKFASRVDPKYGVSSSPRVVAWGDPVPKGGGTYRVGKPYVVAGKTYVPEEDVNYRAEGMASWYGDDFHGRLTANGEVFDMTSLTAAHPTLPMPSYARVTNVSNGKSLIVRVNDRGPYHGNRLIDVSNKAAELLEFKGNGVAKVRVEYVGRAPLEGSDDRQLLATLRTGVPAPSPSMVRVASAKPFVPELPSSTRGALRGEVPMPEGRPYNLGSSSADMASLNATSEMSASSRSRGRTLQNARAVSYDQDGRYASESATDGAAEARSILSGRGLY; encoded by the coding sequence ATGGGGATCCGTCGGTCAGATTCGGTTTTGCGGGCCGCGCGCGGTGTTGCGGCGGTCGCGACCTGCCTTGCGCTCGCCAATTGCGCCTCCTCGAACAAGTTCGCCAGCCGCGTCGATCCGAAATACGGCGTGTCCTCGAGCCCGCGCGTCGTGGCCTGGGGCGACCCGGTCCCGAAGGGCGGCGGCACCTACCGCGTCGGCAAGCCCTATGTCGTGGCGGGCAAGACCTACGTGCCGGAGGAGGACGTCAACTACCGCGCAGAGGGCATGGCGTCCTGGTACGGCGATGATTTCCACGGCCGCCTGACGGCCAATGGCGAGGTGTTCGACATGACCTCGCTGACCGCGGCGCATCCGACCCTGCCGATGCCGTCCTACGCCCGGGTCACCAACGTCTCCAACGGCAAGTCGCTGATCGTGCGCGTCAATGACCGTGGGCCCTATCACGGCAACCGCCTCATCGATGTCTCGAACAAGGCGGCCGAACTCCTTGAATTCAAAGGCAATGGCGTCGCCAAGGTCCGGGTCGAATATGTCGGCCGGGCGCCGCTCGAAGGCTCCGACGACCGTCAGCTTCTCGCGACGCTGCGCACCGGCGTTCCGGCGCCATCGCCCTCGATGGTCCGCGTCGCCTCGGCCAAGCCGTTCGTGCCGGAGCTGCCGTCCTCGACCCGCGGCGCCCTTCGCGGCGAGGTCCCGATGCCGGAGGGACGACCGTACAATCTCGGCAGCAGCTCGGCCGACATGGCCTCGCTCAATGCCACCTCGGAAATGTCGGCCTCGAGCCGCAGCCGGGGCCGGACGCTCCAGAACGCCCGCGCGGTGTCCTATGACCAGGACGGCCGCTACGCGAGCGAGAGCGCGACGGACGGCGCCGCCGAGGCCCGCAGCATCCTGAGCGGCCGCGGCCTCTACTGA
- a CDS encoding endonuclease/exonuclease/phosphatase family protein yields MPVRFMTWNVHGTFNLNPTFDLEGVCSIIRKWSPDVVALQEVDSRSRSDDPFAKLARVVGDHRVHAKSIVTEDGDYGQMLMSRFPFSGVPEIVDVSYREREPRRAIATGLQTPLGEFRVVATHLGLSIHERYEQAQALVSLVKPERTVVLGDFNDWFWVKSVRRVLAQVCPNRTRLRTFPAHLPLLRLDRIYATRDSRFGKVWTDEEARAYSDHLPVIADIAI; encoded by the coding sequence ATGCCGGTGCGTTTCATGACGTGGAATGTGCACGGCACCTTCAATCTCAATCCGACGTTCGATCTGGAGGGGGTTTGCTCGATCATTCGCAAATGGTCGCCGGATGTCGTCGCGCTTCAGGAGGTGGATTCCCGATCGCGGTCGGACGATCCGTTTGCGAAGCTGGCGCGGGTCGTCGGCGATCATCGCGTTCATGCCAAGTCGATCGTCACGGAGGACGGTGACTACGGGCAGATGCTCATGAGCCGCTTTCCGTTCTCCGGCGTGCCCGAGATCGTCGACGTGTCCTATCGGGAGCGAGAGCCGCGCAGGGCGATTGCCACGGGATTGCAGACGCCTCTCGGCGAATTCCGCGTGGTTGCCACGCATCTCGGCCTGAGCATCCACGAGCGTTACGAGCAGGCTCAGGCCCTGGTGAGCCTGGTGAAGCCAGAAAGAACCGTCGTGCTCGGCGATTTCAACGACTGGTTCTGGGTGAAATCGGTGCGGCGCGTGCTAGCGCAGGTCTGCCCGAACCGGACGCGGCTGCGCACCTTTCCGGCGCATCTGCCGTTGCTTCGGCTCGACCGCATCTATGCAACGCGGGACAGCCGGTTCGGGAAAGTCTGGACCGACGAGGAAGCGCGCGCCTATTCCGACCATTTGCCCGTGATTGCGGACATCGCGATCTGA
- a CDS encoding alpha/beta fold hydrolase: MSSTRMIKTNGVELFVREAGQGPLVVLCHGWPELSYSWRHQIPALAAAGFHVVAPDMRGYGQSAAPLDVNAYSIFDTVGDVVGLVQALGESKAMVVGHDWGAPVAWHAALFRPDIFTAVAGLSVPPPFRGRGKPLDLLRQGGVTNFYWQYFQTPGVAEAELERDVARTMRIVLGGRGLADPTAAMFVQEGKGFLGHATAEEPLPGWLSEADLAYFTESFRKSGFRGGLNWYRNIDRNWELTAPWQDAQIRQPSLFIAGSKDAVITGLIGAKRVNELERVLPNLTRKLILDGAGHWVQQERHDEVNAALVTFLKESTAQ; this comes from the coding sequence ATGTCCTCAACCCGCATGATCAAGACCAACGGGGTCGAGCTGTTCGTCCGCGAAGCCGGCCAGGGACCGCTGGTGGTGCTGTGCCATGGCTGGCCGGAACTGTCGTACTCCTGGCGCCACCAGATCCCCGCACTTGCCGCAGCCGGGTTTCACGTCGTCGCCCCTGATATGCGCGGATACGGCCAGAGCGCGGCGCCGCTCGATGTGAACGCCTACTCGATCTTCGATACGGTCGGGGACGTGGTCGGCCTCGTCCAGGCGCTCGGCGAGAGCAAGGCGATGGTGGTCGGCCACGATTGGGGCGCACCGGTCGCCTGGCACGCAGCGCTGTTCCGGCCCGATATCTTCACGGCCGTCGCGGGGCTGAGCGTGCCGCCGCCGTTCCGCGGCCGCGGCAAGCCGCTCGACCTGTTGCGCCAGGGCGGCGTCACCAATTTCTACTGGCAGTATTTCCAGACGCCCGGCGTCGCCGAGGCCGAACTCGAGCGGGACGTCGCACGCACCATGCGCATCGTCCTCGGCGGACGGGGCCTCGCCGATCCCACCGCGGCCATGTTCGTGCAGGAGGGCAAGGGCTTTCTCGGCCATGCGACCGCCGAGGAGCCGCTGCCTGGCTGGCTCAGCGAGGCCGACCTCGCCTATTTCACCGAAAGCTTCCGCAAGTCCGGCTTCCGCGGCGGGCTGAACTGGTACCGGAATATCGACCGCAACTGGGAGCTGACCGCGCCCTGGCAGGACGCGCAGATCCGCCAGCCTTCCCTCTTCATCGCAGGCTCGAAAGACGCGGTGATCACCGGCCTGATCGGGGCCAAGCGCGTCAACGAGCTCGAGCGCGTGCTGCCCAATCTGACGCGCAAGCTGATCCTCGATGGCGCTGGCCATTGGGTGCAGCAGGAGCGGCACGACGAGGTGAACGCGGCCCTCGTCACGTTCTTGAAGGAGAGCACGGCTCAGTAG
- a CDS encoding D-alanyl-D-alanine carboxypeptidase family protein — protein sequence MALRLPLLRRNWLTAGTLARGLIATVLVAGIGWGGALYAANQSVQGAKKAEDAGFDGDAPTAILIEASSGSVLFEKNADELRAPSSMMKLMTAEVVFNAVKKGDIKLTDEYRISENAWRRGGAPSGGSTMFAAINSKVSVDDLLRGAIIQSGNDACIALAEAMAGNERIFAADFMTKRARELGMTKSTFANSNGLPDPGNKMTVRELGMLARHIILEFPEFYKLFGEKEFTWNKIRQPNRNPLLNSMEGADGLKTGYTKEGGYGMVGSAVQNGTRLIVVVNGLEDPEDRATEAKKMLEWGFRNFETRTLIAAEQPVGYAKVFGGESRSVKLVAKTPVKVMVHKNGSDKLIARIVYSGPVRAPVEAGQRVGVVRVWRSGNIAVETPVYAAEAISTGSTMRRAIDGASELVIGMFRAGAEKL from the coding sequence ATGGCACTTCGTCTTCCTTTGCTTCGTCGCAACTGGCTCACCGCCGGAACGCTGGCGCGTGGGCTGATCGCGACGGTTTTGGTGGCTGGCATCGGCTGGGGTGGGGCGCTCTATGCGGCCAACCAGAGCGTCCAGGGCGCCAAGAAAGCGGAAGACGCCGGCTTCGATGGCGATGCCCCGACCGCGATCCTGATCGAAGCCTCATCAGGCAGCGTGCTGTTCGAGAAGAACGCCGACGAGCTGCGCGCGCCTTCGAGCATGATGAAGCTGATGACGGCGGAGGTCGTTTTCAACGCGGTCAAGAAGGGTGACATCAAGCTGACCGACGAGTACCGGATCAGCGAGAACGCCTGGCGCAGAGGCGGCGCCCCCTCGGGCGGCTCGACCATGTTCGCCGCCATCAACAGCAAGGTCTCGGTCGACGATCTGCTGCGCGGCGCGATCATCCAAAGCGGCAACGACGCCTGCATCGCGCTTGCCGAAGCCATGGCGGGCAACGAGCGGATTTTTGCCGCCGACTTCATGACCAAGCGCGCCCGCGAGCTTGGCATGACCAAGTCGACCTTCGCCAATTCCAACGGTCTGCCCGATCCCGGCAACAAGATGACGGTGCGCGAGCTCGGCATGCTCGCCCGGCACATCATCCTGGAATTCCCGGAATTCTACAAACTGTTCGGCGAGAAGGAGTTCACCTGGAACAAGATCCGCCAGCCCAACCGCAATCCGCTGCTCAATTCGATGGAAGGCGCTGACGGTCTGAAGACCGGCTACACCAAGGAAGGTGGCTACGGCATGGTCGGCTCTGCCGTGCAGAACGGCACGCGGCTGATCGTCGTCGTCAACGGACTCGAAGATCCCGAGGACCGCGCCACGGAAGCCAAGAAGATGCTGGAATGGGGTTTTCGCAATTTCGAGACCCGCACCCTGATCGCGGCCGAGCAGCCCGTCGGTTACGCCAAGGTGTTCGGCGGCGAGAGCCGGTCGGTCAAGCTCGTCGCCAAGACGCCGGTGAAGGTGATGGTGCACAAGAACGGCAGCGACAAGCTGATTGCGCGCATCGTCTACAGCGGCCCGGTGCGCGCGCCGGTCGAGGCCGGCCAGCGGGTCGGCGTGGTCAGGGTCTGGCGCAGCGGCAACATCGCGGTCGAGACGCCGGTCTATGCCGCCGAGGCGATCAGCACCGGCTCGACCATGCGCCGCGCGATCGACGGCGCCAGCGAGCTCGTGATCGGCATGTTCCGCGCAGGTGCCGAGAAGCTCTGA
- the tmk gene encoding dTMP kinase, producing MSESAAQRPSGRGRFVTFEGGEGTGKSTQIKKLADRLTAAKLRIRVTREPGGSPGAEIMRHLVLSGMGKLLGPEAETLLFAAARDDHVHTVIQPALSQGVWVLCDRFADSTRAYQGSLGRVPEGLINAMQRVTIGDLKPDLTIILDLPVEIGLQRAAARRGSSTPDRFEAEKLSFHEGLREAYRRIAAEDPARCVLIDANSDPDTVAARVWTALRERLLPTPASVVSI from the coding sequence ATGAGTGAGAGCGCTGCACAGCGGCCGTCCGGACGGGGACGCTTCGTCACCTTTGAAGGCGGCGAGGGCACGGGCAAGTCGACCCAGATCAAGAAGCTCGCCGATCGCCTCACGGCGGCCAAGCTTCGCATCCGGGTCACGCGTGAGCCGGGCGGCTCGCCGGGCGCCGAGATCATGCGCCATCTGGTGCTGTCGGGCATGGGCAAGCTGCTCGGTCCCGAAGCCGAGACGCTGCTGTTTGCCGCCGCGCGCGATGACCATGTCCACACCGTGATTCAGCCGGCATTGAGCCAGGGCGTCTGGGTGCTGTGCGACCGCTTCGCCGACTCGACGCGGGCCTATCAGGGCAGCCTGGGCCGCGTACCTGAGGGCCTGATCAACGCCATGCAGCGGGTCACCATCGGCGATCTCAAGCCGGACCTCACCATCATCCTCGACTTGCCGGTCGAGATTGGCTTGCAACGCGCCGCCGCGCGCCGCGGCAGCAGTACGCCTGACCGGTTCGAGGCCGAGAAGCTCAGCTTCCACGAGGGCTTGCGCGAGGCCTATCGCAGGATCGCGGCGGAGGATCCGGCGCGCTGCGTGCTGATCGACGCCAATTCCGATCCGGACACAGTTGCCGCGCGCGTCTGGACCGCGCTGCGCGAGCGTCTGCTGCCCACGCCTGCGTCAGTGGTGTCGATATGA